From one Gossypium hirsutum isolate 1008001.06 chromosome D08, Gossypium_hirsutum_v2.1, whole genome shotgun sequence genomic stretch:
- the LOC107942544 gene encoding two-component response regulator 24, which produces MAQSKHGGRKLGQSNKMTALVVDDNMINRTIHHRLLENLGVENEVVSNGKEAVDIHYSGKMFDLILMDMDMPIMNGIEATKKLREMGIRSVIAGVSSRAMEEEIREFMEAGLDDYQEKPLTMSKLVSIIHKING; this is translated from the exons ATGGCTCAAAGCAAACATGGTGGGAGAAAATTAGGGCAATCCAACAAGATGACGGCACTCGTCGTGGACGACAACATGATCAACCGAAcgattcatcatcgacttttggAGAATCTGGGGGTCGAAAATGAAGTTGTCAGCAACGGGAAAGAAGCCGTCGATATCCACTATTCCGGGAAGATGTTCGACCTTATTTTGATGGACATGGATATGCCTATCATGAATGGCATTGAG GCTACGAAGAAACTTCGTGAAATGGGAATTCGGAGCGTGATTGCGGGCGTATCGTCACGAGCAATGGAAGAAGAAATACGAGAATTTATGGAAGCTGGTTTAGATGATTACCAAGAGAAGCCATTGACAATGTCTAAGCTTGTTTCTATTATCCATAAGATCAACGGGTAG
- the LOC107942553 gene encoding uncharacterized protein — protein sequence MGTEATKDPLKGVDWKAIGSELQKDPSAGGKSVVKKRLPKKIRQIPDCYFLPRMSTPSTLAFYGACIAGGIGAGMLLEVWINKKIKEDGGVVWEFGK from the exons ATGGGAACCGAAGCGACAAAGGACCCGTTGAAAGGGGTAGATTGGAAAGCAATCGGTAGTGAGTTGCAGAAAGATCCGAGCGCTGGCGGTAAATCGGTTGTAAAGAAACGACTTCCAAAGAAGATTAGGCAAATCCCGGATTGTTATTTCCTTCCTCGAATGTCAACTCCTTCTACACTTGCCTTTTACGGAGCGTGTATTGCTGGTGGGATTGGCGCCGGGATGTTACTCGAGGTCTggataaacaagaaaattaaag AGGATGGAGGTGTGGTATGGGAGTTTGGCAAGTAG
- the LOC121219937 gene encoding elongation factor 1-delta has protein sequence MAVTFNDLGSAAGLKKLDEYLLTRSYISGYQASKDDITVYTALSGAPSSSYLNVSRWYKHIDALLRISGVSEEGCGVTVEGFAPAEAVATPPTADSKAAAAEDDDDDDVDLFGEETEEEKKAAEERAAAVKASSKKKESGKSSVLLDIKPWDDETDMKKLEEAVRSVQMEGLLWGASKLVPVGYGIKKLQIMMTIVDDLVSVDTLIEEHLTVEPINEYVQSCDIVAFNKI, from the exons ATGGCGGTTACATTCAACGACTTGGGTTCTGCTGCCGGCTTGAAGAAGCTCGATGAGTATCTCCTCACTCGCAGTTACATCTCTGg ATACCAAGCTTCAAAGGATGATATCACCGTCTACACAGCTCTATCTGGGGCCCCATCGTCTAGCTATCTGAATGTTTCTCGATGGTACAAACACATCGATGCCCTTTTGAGGATCTC AGGTGTTTCTGAAGAAGGCTGTGGTGTGACTGTTGAGGGATTTGCTCCCGCTGAGGCTGTGGCCACTCCTCCAACTGCAGATTCAAAG GCTGCAGCTGCTGAAGATGACGACGATGATGATGTAGACTTGTTTGGTGAAGAGACTGAGGAGGAAAAGAAGGCAGCTGAAGAACGTGCAGCTGCAGTTAAGGCCTCTTCCAAGAAGAAAGAAT CCGGAAAGTCCTCGGTATTATTGGATATTAAGCCATGGGACGATGAGACAGACATGAAAAAGCTTGAAGAAGCAGTAAGAAGTGTTCAAATGGAAGGACTACTTTGGGGAGCTT CTAAGCTTGTGCCTGTTGGTTACGGAATCAAGAAATTGCAAATTATGATGACAATTGTGGATGATTTAGTGTCGGTTGATACTCTGATTGAGGAACATCTTACAGTGGAACCAATTAATGAATACGTTCAGAGCTGTGATATTGTTGCATTTAACAAAATAT aa
- the LOC121219938 gene encoding zinc finger HIT domain-containing protein 3 isoform X1 yields MGGPSRQCQVCNQTQSKYKCPSCLVPYCSLACFKTHKETPCEKLESVKKKSGTPSVNLGSIDNAVTTCVKPESTNDAVPPSVEPKSSEGRPTASREFLVGRKLEVEDPSEVLQIMQMQAIASSDDIREALKDEHLQKLISDINSSPDALNELDKAMGLDVFRIFSDKILSAINQ; encoded by the exons ATGGGAGGTCCTTCACGGCAGTGTCAAGTTTGCAACCAAACTCAATCCAAATACAAGTGCCCATCTTGTCTTGTTCCTTA cTGTTCTCTGGCATGTTTCAAGACACACAAAG AAACTCCCTGCGAGAAGTTGGAatccgtaaaaaaaaaatctG GAACCCCCAGTGTGAATTTGGGGTCCATCGATAATGCTGTAACAACTTGTGTCAAGCCGGAGTCCACCAATGATGCAGTACCCCCCAGTGTCGAGCCGAAATCATCTGAAGGAAGACCCA CTGCTAGTCGAGAATTTCTGGTGGGGAGGAAACTAGAAGTTGAGGACCCAAGTGAAGTGCTACAAATTATGCAGATGCAGGCTATTG CTTCTTCCGATGACATCCGTGAAGCCTTGAAGGATGAACATCTTCAAAAACTTATCTCTGATATCAATAGCTCCCCAGATGCATTGAAT GAACTCGACAAAGCTATGGGACTGGATGTTTTTCGCATTTTCAGCGATAAG ATTTTATCCGCAATCAATCAATGA
- the LOC121219938 gene encoding zinc finger HIT domain-containing protein 3 isoform X2, with the protein MGGPSRQCQVCNQTQSKYKCPSCLVPYCSLACFKTHKGTPSVNLGSIDNAVTTCVKPESTNDAVPPSVEPKSSEGRPTASREFLVGRKLEVEDPSEVLQIMQMQAIASSDDIREALKDEHLQKLISDINSSPDALNELDKAMGLDVFRIFSDKILSAINQ; encoded by the exons ATGGGAGGTCCTTCACGGCAGTGTCAAGTTTGCAACCAAACTCAATCCAAATACAAGTGCCCATCTTGTCTTGTTCCTTA cTGTTCTCTGGCATGTTTCAAGACACACAAAG GAACCCCCAGTGTGAATTTGGGGTCCATCGATAATGCTGTAACAACTTGTGTCAAGCCGGAGTCCACCAATGATGCAGTACCCCCCAGTGTCGAGCCGAAATCATCTGAAGGAAGACCCA CTGCTAGTCGAGAATTTCTGGTGGGGAGGAAACTAGAAGTTGAGGACCCAAGTGAAGTGCTACAAATTATGCAGATGCAGGCTATTG CTTCTTCCGATGACATCCGTGAAGCCTTGAAGGATGAACATCTTCAAAAACTTATCTCTGATATCAATAGCTCCCCAGATGCATTGAAT GAACTCGACAAAGCTATGGGACTGGATGTTTTTCGCATTTTCAGCGATAAG ATTTTATCCGCAATCAATCAATGA